The following nucleotide sequence is from Pungitius pungitius chromosome 6, fPunPun2.1, whole genome shotgun sequence.
ACCTTCTCTGGTGCGACTGATTGGACAAGACTTTAAAAAGAGGCGGGGCTATATTTATACAAGCCTGTGACTTCCTGCTTGTCaagatatttattttgtccAGGACTAAGACCAGAAGTTAAGTATTTTGCCGTCaacataaaagaacaaaaaatctGGGGAGGTTACAGTCTGTTGGTAATTTGGGCAATTATTCCATCTAAAATAGATGAAAACAGAGCTATTGTATGGAAATTCAATTTAGagttatttatgtatttgtagATATGGACTACAAAGTCCATCATCTGATGACACGAGGTGGGCTTTGCCATCACGGCTTATCTTGATGTGCTGTCGTAAAAAGGATCACTTTCTCTCTCGTTTCAATGCTGTGTTTACAAGGTTCTaaaagcatttcttttcttttcaaatgaccACACAGCAAACCAGGCAGTATTCCAGCACAGCGTTTGTTGTCACAGGGCGCTCTAGCAGGTAAATGTGGTCATAGCAATGGAAAGACATATTGTTAAAtctatatacatttttgtataattctatatacatacacacatatatgatTCATAATGTAATACCGGAAGACTATCTGagtataaaagtataaaataagCTTCGAAACAAATCCTGCCTCAAAATATAATTAAGAAATGTACCCGTCTGAACTTTTATCATTCTATTTACAACTTACAATTGTATTGGTTACtcatattttgttcttttatctGGTAATACCTttctcattttattatagtaacacgtttaaatgtgtgtgtaaggcAAATTACACCAAGGCTCAATAGTTTTATTCTATCACTTTACTTTTCCTAATCGTAGTTGACGCTTTAATCTGAAAACTCGTACCGGAAATGCCAGTATTTTCGCTGACATCACCAGCCTCGCCGGACGGACCGTGTTACCTGAATGGCAGCTCGTGGGTCCAGCGTGTTGACGGTACCGAGCTGAAGCAGCAGCTCGTTCGACATGTTCTGGTGCTCAGCAGGTCGGGCGGGATGTGTCAGACTTCTACGCTGCCGGTCCCGCGCAGTCTGTTCCGGGACCCCCACGACCCCGCAACGTCCTCTGGTCACCTCCCGCTTCTTCTCCCGATCTGCCCGCACGAGGTGTCCGTCCCGCGAGGGGGGGACCCCGCCTCTGAAGCAGTGGGCCCTGGCGGCGAGCCCCTTCGGCACGGTGCGCGCGCAGCTCGGCTGCAGCATCTCCGTCCGCCCGCTGGACCTGCACGCGTACCCGGAGGCGGACCGAGTCTTCGTCGCGGTCCACGGACCAGACACCGGGCAGGAGGTCGGCCTGGATCACCTACACGTCCACTACGACGACCAGAGCAACGAGCTGCTCGTCTCTGCGGGGGGGCTCAAGAGCAGCGCGTCGGTCCACCTGACGGCACCGATCAAGAGTAGTGAGTGTCTCCTGTTAGTGGAGTTACAGAAAAGCGACATTTGGGTAACAATGTAATAGTGATGCCACAGGTCAGACTTTTTTAAAGCAGTTGACACAGTGTCTGATGTCCTTCTTTTCTCAGATCTCTTCATCACTACTCAAGGGGAGGGTAACGTGCAAGTGAAGAACATGGAGTGTGATATCTGCAAGGTGCAGACAGAGAAGGGAAACTGTTTGCTGCACTCTGTCAAGGTAGATGGTGGCTACACAAACTACTGCTTCAGGGAGACGAGACATGTAAAACCAAGCCCACATGCACAGATACATACACGGATATTTGATAGATTGTGTGACCctttccttcttacttcatacAACTGTACGAGAAGCCACAAAACCAATCGTATTGATCTTCAAACACGTCTATCTCAAATCTGACTAATACGTGGGGAAGAGAGTATATCTTAAAGACCACATCCGTGTTTCCctaaaataattactttttgttttccatAACCAAaggttaggtttttttttttttttttcaaactcctatatttttaaatcttaacAGTTGCTAAGATTAAACAGTCGACTTCAGACGGTGGTTTTAGAATGGATGATGTCTTCAGACAAAAATTCCCATTATCAgttgtttctctgttttttgtttctcaggGTCATCGTGTGGAGGTCCGGTCCCATGGGGGACATGTCACAGGGGTGGGCAGTATCCATGGCAATGTGGACATCAGCACACGCGGAGACGGCGTAAGGACAGTACACCGTGCAGTCGTTAGAGGGCGGCAGCACGCCGCACACACGGTGCACGCTACCCCTCTGGTTTAAGGACTGAAACCAGGTGGAATGAACACCAGCTGGCTCCGGTCCTGTGCAGTGATTTAGTGCTCTGTTTGCAGGGGGTGGATGTCCAAAAGCTTCAGGGGAACcaaatgaatatttcaacagaacGTGGCCCTCTAAAGGTCAAAGCCATCTATGCTGAATCCAgctgcctctcctcctgctccgggAGGGTCCAACTGGGGAACGTACACGGTGAGCAGCATCATCTACATGTatgttgtttgtgtggttgtCAGGGCTGCAGCCAAACTCACATATAAAGCATCGAAATAAGAGGAAAATGTTGCATTCAATTCATTACATGTGtgtcaaaaacatttgtttttcatcattttgttgtTCATTGTCTTGTTCAGTGGCATTTTAACACATGGACAGGAAGAGCTGCCAACCCTATAATTAATAGGCAATCCACTCCCACTATTTGAGCCTGCCTCaataacaattacattttatattttgtaattaATCGGCTACCCGTAGTTCACTTCCTCAGTTGGTCCGTATTATAGAGCATttacatgacatgtaatgtcttgTTATGGCTCCATAAGCCATTCACACAGCTGCATTAGGTTAACTTGGTTTTGTAAAGGAGCACTTTGGTATGTCAGGAATCCCTGGCTGTAAACCAACTTTTGCTcatattgtttatttctgctAATTATTTTATCCTGTAAAGTTGGCTTTTAaaagtgctttataaataaagttgacaTTGACATTAATGCAAACCGAGcctattaaaatgatttatgtgTTTGTAACTTATCTTTATCTCTTTAACTGCAGTGATGCAGATTTATGATGCATAAAGTCTGGGATAGAGGCTTTCCTTAGTGGTGAAGCGTTATAAATGTTGTAATTTGTTGGTAAAACAACTGACTGCTTTGATTCCCCATGAAGGTAAAGCCACTGTGAAGAACATGTCTGGAGACACAGTTATCGGTGAGCACGCTGCACTCGGCACTGATTGCACAATGAATTCCGTGTAACTCTATCAGTTAAAAGCCAAACACATTTCTCCTTTTGCAGATGGTTCCAATAGTGTCCTTGAGGTGTCCTCTCACAGCGGGGCCATTGACGTCTACGTGGGAGATGGTGGCAGCGCCCAAATCCACAGTCAGGAAGGTAAACGTGCATCGCTTCGTCTGCGAGGTCTATGAGGTTCATCAGTATTTCTCCCTGTTTATTGCTGGTTGCTCTGCTGTGTGTAGgagcggtgtgtgtgcgtgtcccctCCTCGCTGAAAGCTGAGATGCAGCTGTGTGGAACATCGGTGGATATCAGCCCAGATGTTGTACTGCATGGAGTAACAAACAACACAAGTGAAGGCCAAACCACCGTTACAGGTGAGCAGTTATTCTTCCTGACgtcacacacaacacattcatCTTCCTTCACtgtatttctctctctgctgattTGCTTCGCTCTCAGGTCACATAAATGGAAAGTCTCCAGCTGACCAGAGGGTTCGAGTTCGGTCGGACAGAAGCTCCGTCAGACTGAAAACACAAAGCTGGTTTCAATCCCTGAAGCTGGGGGCTGATTTATGAGGTTTATATGACAGATATTTACCGTCACTCCTCACGTAGGCATGTAAAACATTGTGCTCAGGTTATACTGtactttgaataaataaatgatatatcATGTACAGTATTGAACTGATATTCTTCCtatctgcattaaaaaaatgttctatGAACGGTATGTAAATGCCACTTGCAAAAGGTTAGTCCCTCcataaaataaagtgaaatgaaatgaacaaataaatctagtttaacacacaaaaaatctaaatatatatatacatacacatactgtatatagacaGATGCCGTTGCActcttaaaataattattttttgaaaaagctCAGCCAGTTTcagaaaaatggagaaaaaaaagtacaaaaacctCTATTTATTTCCTACTATATTATATGTATAGAATTcaaaatgtatgtaatgtagTTCTCAATATTAAATCTGGATTCCAATATTTTAAGACTGAAGTAGTTTGAGTACCTGAGAGATATATTTCAACACCAAGACTTTTGACTTTTGGAACAATGTAGAGCAATAAACTAGTCTGTGTGCAAATGAAATATATCACAGGAGGGAAACAACATAATCTCCATGAACTGGAATAATAAAGGAAAATTGTTATTTAAAAGTTTAGAGGCATGAAGAGACCTCGACCGCATCAAACTCAAAACAGAAGCACAGAACATTCCAGgatgaaatacacatttttgtggCGGCGTGGTAACCATGGTAACTGTGCTAAGTTTCTATCTAGGACTTGATCTGATTAACCAGTGATTGGGGATTTTTTAACCATATCATTCATCACTGTGTGGAAGTATATCATACAAAATGGTTGGTTGAAAAGGCTCatataataatcaataatgatTATTGCTCGTGGAGATCTGTTTACATCCCCTTGTCACCACTGACTTCTGTTCCACCACTTACCACGTTCATCAGTCTTGATCTTGTGAGTGGAGACACTATTTGACCCTTGTTCTATCCAAACCAGTATGGAGGGTGGTCACTGCTGTGCTCCCAGTGCTTTACATGTGGCCGAAGCTTTAAAGCGGCCCCCCTACGGCAAGAAAGGCTCGCTGGTCATTAAAAGCTCGAGAGGTGCAGGATTCTAACTTTGCCGGCTCTACCAAACAGTGCCTTACTTggagatgctgctgcagcagagcatGGCGATGGAACGGAGTGGAGGACAGACCCTCTCCAAGAGTCTGGGACTACGATCTGTTAGAAGAACACAGCCACTCACATCAAGTTCTCGCAGGTACTGAGATCCACTTGTCACGCACTGCACTGCCATATCCGTCATCTGAAGCCagatggaggggaaaaaaagaacatttggcGTGAAATGAAGACTTAAAAAGGCAGCTAAATGCCTGTGTGTAACCAAGTGTGAATACCTTGGGACACCCCGACATCCGCAGTGTGACCAGACCTCTGCAGTAGAATGAAACGGCTCTAATGGCCGAGTCCGACAGGGCTACACAGTGAGACACGTCGACGTGCTCCAGGTGTCTCACGGTCCTGCACAGCTTCTGCCGTCGTGAGCAACAAATGACACGAGGGAGATGTTTGGTGAACAGGAAGGCCTTCAAGAAGTCATGTGCACCGTACTAATTCTAATTAGATTTGTACCTCGATGCCAACATCAGTGATGCAGACACATTCGGCAAGAATGATCTTCTTCAAGTGAATTCCCTCAAGAGACGCAAGGCCCTATAAATACAAAGGTCACTTCGCCagcttgtattttcttttaggaAATTGTCAGAGTAAGAAACAATACCTGATCCATGATGTTGCAAGCGCTCATGTCGAGGGAGCAGATGGAGCTGCCACTCAACCACTCCAAACTCCCATCAGTCAGTCTCTCACAATAACTCAAGTTGAGATCATACAGTTTACACAACctgattaacacacacaaacaaaacaggaagcgaTTAGTTAGACTATtcatcaaagtgtgtgtggtgtgtgaagTCATACCACATACCTTTGTGCAATCCTCATTACAGATGTGTCTGTGATGAGGCTGCAGTAACTGACATTCAGCTCCCTCAGTTTGGTGGATGAGGAACCTTCAATCAGATACTGGATCCCAGCATCACTCACCCTGAAACACACAGTCTACCCATGACGTCACATAATATCATCAGAACACATAGGACATAAAAGTACAGCAGCAACCAACCTGTTGCAAAGTGAAATGTCCAGGTTGTGCAGGTTCTTGAGGTTGCCCACAGACTTGAGGGCCGTGTCAGTCATTCCGCAGCATTCTGCAGCCTGGAGTCTGCAGAGGTCTGGTGAGCTGCTGCACAGCGTCTTCCAGCCGGAGTCTGTTAGTTGGTTGTTTCCTACAGTGCACATGTAGAGTAGATAAGACCAAAGGTTTGGAATAGAATTGCTTTTCTATTGTCTGTGGATGTGGAAATAATAGATTTCACCCTCTGTCCTAAAAGTCTTTAGTTTGGCGACCTCAGCGATGGCTTTTAAGGCAACGTCGGTAAGATGAGGAGCGCCAAGCAGGGAAATGCCAGACAGACAGGAACATCTGGCAATTAGCGcctggtaaaaacaaaaagtgagaCTCTGAAACACTTTCTGTAGACAGggttaaagtgtgtgtggaaACAAAATTCTTATGTCGTTCATTTcttgttgtgtttgtctttgttcaacATTCCAGTGCTGAGATGTTAAGGAAAAACATACCAGGAAACAGCTGTCTGATAGCGTGGGCATCTCATTGATTACAATCTCCCTGAGTGACGGGCATCCAGCAGAAATGTATCTGAGCCCATTTACAGTCATctgggaggacagag
It contains:
- the fam185a gene encoding protein FAM185A, whose translation is MFWCSAGRAGCVRLLRCRSRAVCSGTPTTPQRPLVTSRFFSRSARTRCPSREGGTPPLKQWALAASPFGTVRAQLGCSISVRPLDLHAYPEADRVFVAVHGPDTGQEVGLDHLHVHYDDQSNELLVSAGGLKSSASVHLTAPIKSNLFITTQGEGNVQVKNMECDICKVQTEKGNCLLHSVKGHRVEVRSHGGHVTGVGSIHGNVDISTRGDGGVDVQKLQGNQMNISTERGPLKVKAIYAESSCLSSCSGRVQLGNVHGKATVKNMSGDTVIDGSNSVLEVSSHSGAIDVYVGDGGSAQIHSQEGAVCVRVPSSLKAEMQLCGTSVDISPDVVLHGVTNNTSEGQTTVTGHINGKSPADQRVRVRSDRSSVRLKTQSWFQSLKLGADL